Within the Megalopta genalis isolate 19385.01 chromosome 11, iyMegGena1_principal, whole genome shotgun sequence genome, the region ACACGTGTAACGGTACGAAACCATTAAGTTATTTCAACTGTATAAACCGTTTATCATATAATAACGAATCAGACTcatgataaaaatatttaacatcatccactaaatataaatattgtttactTCTTTTAAATCCAAGGACATTTGTATCCATTTGTTATTTTACTTAATCGTTAAAATAAATGTAAACAGCAAATGCAAATTTTCTTTTTCCctttatgaaattattaaagacaAAGAAGTTCTAATAATTGTAAACCTGAATAGGATTACACAGCAAGATTAAGATCTTATAATtcaatatttatgtatttataagaACAActacgataataataatgaaaagtgAGTAGAAAGCAGTatacaaatacagtaatttaaAAATAGAGAGCATCACAAATGAAATCAAAGTGTATGGAGTTTCCTTCGAtgttgttttacttttatttatgcaGTTTTATTATTAGAGTGAAGAATCTGAAAAATGATATGCAATAcctattttatgaaaaataagaatTAACAGCGTTAGTAGAACAATTGTCACATTTttcaattgtctattttttaaaaatatgaattgtgatttcatattttttttatttatgagGAACTAACTGACCTAATTAATATGATCTTGGATACTGGAATATTATCTTATATTGTCAGTTGCGGTCTGGATACTGAAATAAATGGTTAAACAAAGTCCATAAACAGAAGCACAACAGGtgtttaatacattattattgttgttcctATAAGAGaattttatatacaattattaAGTTTTAACAGGCATTCGTTACTTTCAGCTATTCGGAGTGTTTCCGTAAATATTTAACGAGACAGGACATTGAGGAACAATTAATTATATTCGccttaaattaaaaatgaagtTTGTCTTACATAGAATTATCATAACACACATTAAAATCGTCGAAGCATCAAGAGTAAATGTTTTCTTTTAACGCTACCGAACACATCTAAGTCTTTCGTAAAGCTACACATGACTAGTTCTAAATAAAGTTTAGCATTGAAATACGTGTGAGACGAAAGCAGCAATCAACTAACAAGACAACGAAGTACTTAAGAATAGATAGATAACGGAACGTAGAAACCAAATTGAAAATATCAAAACTCCACGAAGGAAGATACAATCGATTGGAAagtacaatttatatttttcatttatgtCGAGGAAAATCCTGATGCCAATGGCATTGGAAACTGGATGCTActttcatatacagggtgttcagaCCATTCAGGAATTTACAACTCTACTGTAACCTGAAGAAGTATCTAAAATAAGTTAACATCACATTAAATGTTGATTGAATCCTACAGGAACAAATATGCGGAAGAGTTACCAACGACAATGCGATTTTAAAACGGGCGAGTAACTATTACAATTACACTTGCGAGCAGCACAAGTTAATTCTCGTacagtaaatataataatactctATTATTACAGTATTGTATactctattatatatatgtatgtactacattatatataatatacatacacatattatatatataatatatgtattattataatatataatatatatatacatataatactctagtaaattctccctgattgacgctcagcttggaagcaaaaatggacgatttgggaagaggcggtacgattattccagcctcgcaactcgtttttataattgttgacaatcgatagttataaaaacgtgccgcatggctcgaataaattgtccatttctttccacaagttgagcgtcaattagggaaaattgacTGTAATCCTAAGAAAAATCGGGAAAAAATGCGACGCCTAAGAATCCCATAGCGAATAAAATATTCCGCAGATAAGGAAGAATTTCGACGAGAAAATATGATCCTGTACTTCCTGAACCATATCCCGGAAAAACCCTGCATCGTGAATCACTGTGCTGACCAACTGCCTCGTATCCCCACGGAATCCTTTGTCTAACTGCACGCACATCGTCTAATCTAAGAGAGTTCGAACGTTCAGGCATCGCGTAGCGTTACTTCTTCACGTTAACGGGTTTGTTTTGACTGGGCGCCAATGGTGCTCTTCGCTTGACATGCTTCTCAGGAACTTTGTCCTTCGACACCGGAACCCCGTTGCACGCTTGCCCTCCTTTTCTCTTCCTGAGAGACTCGGTGGGGAGGTACTCCGCCGGTCTCAGCAACTGCCTAAAGTTATACGGTCCGTTCAAATCCTCCGAATCGTAGTCGACCTTGATGGTTTCCTGCCGTTTTTGGACGACTGTAGGCCTCAACAGTTGCCTAAGATCGACCGGAATGCCGTACGGATCCTTTCCTAATTCCTTCTTCGCCCCTACTCGACCACTAACGACATCGTGATCGAGCAACTTTCTATTCATCCCGTTCCTGGCATCCGTCTCAACGGGACGCTTCCTCTCCGGATCGGCAATCTGACTCGCAATCCCTACAGCTTTCGCGCAGTCCTTCAAACGGTGCTTGATACCGTTACTCAACGCGTTACTCTGCCTCTTCGATTCCTGTTTCGGGCCGTCGAACTGATTTGCCACcattttattaataaacaaaccGTTCTGACAGCCGTTGATTATATTCCGGTATCCGTTCAGATAAGACGGATGGCCGTTCGCTTTAAAAACATGGCCGTTCGATGGTGGATGCTCGTTAACGGAGTTCGTATGGCCGTTAAGCGATGCTTCGTGCCCGTTCGCGGAGCTCTGATGCCTGTGTGGGTGACCGTTACCGAAGTTCGGATGTCCGTTCGCATAACTCGAGTGTCCATTGGCTCCGTTCTGATGACCTTTCGCGGAACTTCCGTTGGCGATACACGGGTGCCCGTTAACAGGTTGCTGGCGTTCGTTCATTTCGTTTCGTCTGTCGATGTACTTGGATCGTAGGCCATGTGAATCGTTGATATTCGAAGAGTCGACTCCAGGTTGCTTACGGGGTTTGCCCTCAAGGGACTGCACGATGTTGTTAGGCACGTAATTAATCCTTGTACTGTAAGAAAAGAATCTCGTccaatcaagtgattcgcaacaTCGTTATTCAGTTTCCACGACTAGCGACTAACAAAGTAGAACATAAAGTGAGCATGATAAACAATTCGATGAACTAGACATACAAGCACGAGTCCTTTGTTTCGCCCCCTTCCAACGGTCTACCGATATAACTAGACTGTTCTCTGATATTTGGAATCTCCCCGAAATGAAATGGAAATCGTTCTTCGTATTCACAAAACTACGACATGTTTGGCACGATGAAATACTTGGTACGTTACGATACAATCTACGGATGGCATAGTTTGTAATTTTACCTGGAAGTTTGCCATGATACCTCTGGCAAAATGTAGAAACACAGTGAAGAATTAGTAACAcaactattatattaatataattagttCAGTGATAGTTTACTGTCTATTACAACGCAATGAACAGAAGATGAGAGAAATGAGTGATTGAGATAAATCATTATGGAATACAACTGTTTCAGTTTTGTACTCCAAGGACTCGAATATGCGCAACGCTTAAGTAGATGGCTGAGCCTAGACAAACAGTTCGGGTGTACCTCGGCCTGGGTTGATTCTCTTCCTGCTGATCGGTCGGATCGGCTGGGTTTCTCAAAGCTTTGTGCCATATTTCCGAAAGTTGTTGTTCCGGCGTTATTGAAAAGTCGCCTTGAGCTGCCAGGCGTTCTCTCCTCTCGCTGTTCACCTCCAAAATCTGGCCCATTCGACTCCTGGAAATGAACGTCTTACAGTCTCTCTATATACATGATGAATATTTCCCCCGAGAAACATTGCTACCTTTTACACGTTGCACTGGTCAATTTTGCTTTTTGTTTTAAAGAAAtattggaatcgaaaataaacatgtaaaaattgtacaattatggCTGCAAAAGGAGAAAGTGTGAAAACAGGCAAAAGTTAAATTCTAGCTGAAAATTGTACAACGAATATGCATTCGCAGTACGATTATTTATCACTTTGGATTAAATAGAAGTTATCAACGTCCTTGGTACTATGCCAAGCTGTAACTTCTTTACAAAAAATCAGTTTATTTGAGAATCAGGGAATGTTGGCATATGTTGCATTAAAGAGGAAGCATTTTCCTCAGAAGTACTCTTAAGTTTAAGTATGTTATTTAATACTTAATGACATTAGTAtggtatttaatataaataaatatataaaataaatagctAAAATAAATCCTATAATTTATAATCTATAAagtaaatatatgaaatatatataaataaaataaatcaataaaataaatatatgaaatatataaataaaataaatcaatgaaataaatatataaaataaatagataaaataaatatgtaaagtACATAAATAGatctataaaattaattataagcgTCAAACATAATCGTGTGACACTTATGATATATCAAACTCTCGACGAAGCAACAACTGCGAGTCTCTGAAAACCCTCAGCGATCCAACAACCAACGTGTTTCTACGAATAATTGATCAGAGATCTATGGTATACCTCGACGATGGGTGAAGGTCATTTTCTAGCTGTATCAACGGTAAGTCCCAGCCAGCTTCGTCTTCTTCGAATTCCGAACCACTTCCGATGCGAGTGCCAAAAGCATTCGAAAATTGAGCATTCGAATTTACCATTCGTTCAAGGAAGGTGAACGTGAATAGTCGATCGTAGAAGAGTTCTAGGTCTATTTACCTGCTCATCTCGTTCTTCAGGTTGTGATAGTACTTGATAGTATCCTCTCCTTCCTCTTGGTTGCCGCTGCGATACTGCAGAATGGCGTGCACCATGTTGAATCCTTCGGGTCGGACGTAGTCGGGGGGTGGTTCTTCGATGTCGTGTACTCGAATGCCTGGTTTATTGCGCCGCAAATTCTTGTGTATATCCTGGTTCTTCATGTGCACCTTTAATGGGACAACGTTTCTTTTCATTTCCCCTTCGATTGCATCCGTTTTAGCAAAGATCGCATATGAGAAATACTTATAaaattcttctattattctttgtTAAATATACCAAACTTGTTTTATGCAGTAATAACCTGTCTCGTAAATTCGTAAAACCTaataattaaacaaattaaaaaggAAGAAGAAATTACTCTGTTAGCTGTTACTCATCAAAACTGATATTTATCAAAAATACGAAGAGAAGAACATTTCCACGATTGTAGCAAACAACAATATATCGTTGGTTGGCACTAAAAGGATTAAAGGATTAAAATCGCGTCGAAGTCTAGGTCATTAGAGATTTCCAGGTCACTTCCTCTAGTATATCTGTATTAAAAGGATTTGTAGATGTGTTATCTTTTTTAACCCAATTTAAGAGATTCTCAGCTTAGTTAGTATTGTGGATGACCTTTAGTGAATGTCATGACATTTTTCATGCTCGATTTACTTTAAACTTTACTTATATCAATCAAACATTGATTATGCACTTTCTATTATTCAACCTCAAGAACCAATGAAGAAAATTACGCATTTTATGAGGTCATTTGATATTTATGCCAAATACATATTCAAAAATCAAACTTTCTAAAAATATACAACTTTATCAAATCACCATCTGTTTCCAAAAAATGTGTTACCCAATTTTAACGAACAATATGTTAGACACATTATTGTATGTCCTTTCGAATGACAGAAATGAAACTTAATCTAATTTTTCACGTAAAAACAGgcaataatatttcgaataatataaCCCTGTTACTACCATGAATTTTACAGTTCACCAAAAGAATTTTTTTCTGTTTGCATCGTGCAAAAATCATAAATATTTTCGTTATTTATTCAACGAAAGCACTTTCGATGACAAAAACATATCGTTTAAAATATGTAATGTATTTTGTGTACGATGCTTTGCAAAAAAAGCAATCTTATTTAAATCttatttactcatttattaatgctttaaatCAGATTGTATATTTAGCATATTCAGAATTGTGTGTGTTACGTGCATATATGTCCGATATtgcctattattattagtattagtttCTAAGTTCTTACTGAACATTGTCCAAGGGAATTCTAAATTATTCTAAATCCTTCTATTATCAATCGAATTGTTCCACTTACATTCTGTGAGAAGTTAATGAGATCAGCTTGTCGCAGTTTAGGGTGCACATTGTCTTTCGTAGATGGTCTCCTCTTCTTAACCCTTTCTTCCTTCTTGTACCATTGCTGGACAATGAACGCAGCGTCCTCGTTCTTCAAACCCTCGCGCAACAACGCTTTCTGCGCATCGACCTTGTCGTGGCAGTGGTTCAAGATCCTCTTGAAACGTTCTTCAAGCTCAACGCCGAACCGTCTGCGAATAGTGTAGCCTCTGAAATCTACGAATGTTCAAAAACATTAGTTTCCATTCGTTACCAGTGAACTTCCTCACTGTCCTTCGGTTAACAACTTACGACTCTGAATAATGACTGCAGCATCGTCTTCCTTCAAGTCTTCCTTTTCCTCGgactcttcttcttgttgttcctcttgctcCGCGGTTTCGGCCAGCTTTTTCTGTTGCTCCTCTGTTAGAACAGGTTCGAAACTATTTGTTAGTCATTTGCACCAATCAATTGCCATTTTGTTGTATTCTGAATATACGTCTTCCATAAAACACGAAAGATCCTGACTGCTGTTTTCGTCGCACAATTACCTAGCGCTGCCCGCAGAATATTAGCTTCCTCTTCCTGTCGTTTCTTCTTCATCTGTTCCATATAATGCTTTCGCGACAACCAGCCGCGAATATGACGTTGCAAAGTTACAACGGACACAGCGAATTGCCACTTCTGTTTCTTGAATCTGATCCTTGCCAGCCATCGGCGAACGCATGCCTGGACCATGATGATTTTCTTGAGTTGTTCCTCGTACATCTTCGAAAGAAACTCGACGTGGTAATACTTCAGGAAAACTTTCGTTCGGCCGAGAGCCCATCCGTCCATTTTCAAACGAACAAGGAAAAGTCGGCAATTGTCACGATTCGCTATCACTCGTTCATCATAACCGAATGCCAAGAAACAGTATCTACAATTCAAACGTAATACTTTTTACTATATCAATTGACGTATAAATTAATACATTTAGAAAGTAAACTTTCTCCTTGTTTTAACCGCTGTTTAATTCACACTTTGTATAAAATACTAGCTGTTATTTGATCTGCGACTTCTCTAACGaaatctgttttttttttaattaaacagAGCTTTTCATGAAAGTAGTATTACAGTACAGAAAAATCCTCGCAAAGGTATTCTTCGTTATAATTTTCAAAGAGTAGACGGTAAATCTTAATAGTCATGATTAACGTTAATAAATTTGataaaagttataaaaataaaagaaagaatGTATAGAACGCGAATAACATATGTAGATGTTTGAAACGAAATTTAACTGTACAATACATGTGTGATCGTAAATGAAGGGAACGACTTGGAGGAGATAGTATATTACTATGACAGTGTCGAAATTTCTTATAAGTGGATATTTTAGATTCATACACTTTTGtacttataaaaatattttcaaaatagtAAAATCTGTCTGCAAGTATTTTCTTCATCACATTCGAAAAGCTTGTCGTTTAATACGCTCtactatttaaatatgtataatacgaatagatagatagagaagaTAGTATTAGTACATACCTCTTCAAGAAATCACTGAATGGTATTCTATGTGAAAAGCCGTTCTGCCTAATTCTTATAGTCTCCAGCACACCGGTATACCTCAGCTGCTTCACCACCTTGTCTTTATCGAAAAATCTGGGGCTTCTCGAATCATTCGGCTTTATGCAGCGCACAAATTGAGGTGACCCTGATACCATCTTCTGCAGCAGATCCATAAGGGAGTAGCGGAAGTATGTTGCAACTGTTTGTTGAGCTCTAGATTGCGAGGCCAATCCCCGACTCGAATAACGTTCCTGAAACAATTAAACGCATCACGTGTAATTGCTGCATTtacaattgaaaaaatattCTAGCAATCATGATCAGAGCATACACATATTTGCACATGCGCAGAAAACCATTCGACAACGTTCGAAACACGAATAACATTTTCTATGCGTCACATATAAGAATGAAATGAGAGCTATCGATGCGTTGAAAATATTGCTGTGTTTATTTGCCTTAAAAATATTATAGGAGCATATGGAACATTTTGAGAATTGCGTTGATTCcaagaatttatttagactgcAACTTTTTATGCGATCACTACAGAAATGAATAAACGGAACACGGAATAGTAAAGATATTAGAAGAACTTAATGATGAAATCATGAAATCAATTCTGTTGTAATGTAATAATTTGATGTAATTCCTATTCCTAACAATTAGTGCAGAACATTTTTGGATTGCATGAAGATTCATTGCAAATACACAACATATTCAGCACCACATTATCAAACACAACAGTCTCATGCAAAGTATTATATTTCATCTAaccaaattaaaattaaaaacttgtatgatatcaattattttctaaactATGTTTTTTGCGGATCCTGTTACAATCAGGAAGATATGATAGATTAGCGGAAAAATTAATGATCAAATGTCGCAAATAATTCCGGAGGTGTTACATAAACCAAACGTTTCTGAGCATTGAAGAAGCTAAATACAGTAGAAAAAGATATTcagttattaacacgttccgtgccacgtgtaccatcgatggtacacgcttgcatgtttacttagtgaactgaacaaattgtttacaagaaatttagaaccgaagaatcaatttccaccgcaagaatgggcgttgataagtttttgttacgttgttatgtgtacgagaattaataattgcacgtaatacatcaagttttagtaaaatatcaaagtgtgaagattcgagtaaaaaaagctcggcacggaacgtgttaagtaaAATACAGAATGATTTATTTAAAAGCCGATGTATGCAGCGACGCCCGATAAGAGTCAATTTTTGAACATTTCGTTCGCAAATACCTTGGTATTCTGGTTCGAAGGAGATAGCTTCCTCGAATCAGTCTCGTGAACCGCCGAGTACAGGTTGCCGGTCTTCGTGATCGGGCATTGGAACAGGAAGCGGACCATGTCGTACTGAGACTGCCTGACCAGTTGGATGACTTCTGGAGGCAGGAAGTTTCTGTTCTTTTCCAAGAACCCTTCCGCTTGGTAGACCACGCGTCCTGCGAAATGGTGTACCGCGAAGCAAACTGCGTCCGATTTTGGTCGTACGTAGAACTTCGATTTGATGTTGTTGTGGAACTTCTCTGCAACATGTACGGTAGACAAAGATGTAGTAACGGAAGCAATTACGtagaaaaagaagaaatgaacgaaagcatCAAGAGAAGAGGTAAACCAACCGATTAGAGACTTATTCGTGGCTCTGGGGAATCGGCTTTCCTCGTCGAGGAGCGCTAGAAGTCCCATAGGCTTGCTCAACAGCATGTCCAGGACCGGTCTGTTGTCTGAAAACTCGACTAGATCCACAGGTATGCCCTCCGCCATGTATTCCTGCTGTTCCCAAGTGAAAATGTGCTGATTGAAGTAATACTGTATCTGCTCGTTCGCGATGTTAATGCAAAGCTGCTCGAACGAGTTCCTTGGGAAATTCTCGAAGCCGAAAATGTCCAGGAGACCGATGGCCAGCGGCTCGTAATTCGGAGCATGATTGAAACTCAGCAAACAGTTGATCTGATTCACCATCCAGTCGAACAATCGGCCGTAAAGTCCCTTGGCCATGGCGTCTCTCGCTGCACAGGCCTCGGCTACCGTATTGTTGCGGGTGATTGTTTCTCCTCGAGTCATAACCGAGTTCGAAGTTAGAGCATCCAGAAGATCAGTCTCTTCCACGCCGAGTAGCTGCGAGACTGGTACGCAATTGCAACGTTAGTTAATTGTGCTAACGTAATGATAACacaatgaaaatatttgcaCATAATCATTATGTCAATAACCAAAATTATCGATATTGTTCTAAACAACCTATAATTGTCTCCTACGTTATTGTTTTATATAActtttacataattatataaacgtttgtatttatttaatatgtgtATAAATTACCGCaaaaatgttatttatattaattctatCCTCTTCTCCCATAAAGGTACCCGGGTATCCCGGTTATTGAACAAACGTATATCATACTTTCATCATACCAATTTCAATACATTTCAGATAAACAAAATTGTAGACCCAAAACAGATATtttatttgatatatattttattagaatatttgaCCGGAAACAGAAAATATTTTGAAGCGAATGTGCAAAAGGATTCCCGGGTACCCGGCTATTGACGTAAGGATCAATGGCGAAACTTAGCTACCTCTCTGCAATGGCGCAGTGTCAATTACACGACTTTTATTGTCGGTATTATCTTCGCTGGCGACTTCACCGAACTCGATATCTCCGAGGTGAAGCACAGCTGCCAGGATACGATAAACCGTATCTACTTCGCTATCTTGGAATCCCAGTAATTTGAAACCGTTCTTCAACTGCTGGAACTTGTCGATGTGGGTCTGGGATGTCTGACTATTGTCCATGAGGTATCGATGATGTTTCCTCATGTTTTCGTCGAGGTAGTACTCCGACAGACGATTGTCTGCCTCCAGACCGTCGTACATATAGTAAAATATGTGGAAATTCCGTTCGCCtctgaaattattttattaatcgatctaaaatatattttcatgagtttatattaaattatacaatACGAAATTACATCT harbors:
- the LOC117219117 gene encoding myosin-IIIb isoform X2 produces the protein MGDIIEMTGGGTNMAYHGLSQHVNFELIPDPDDRFTLEELIGEGTYGEVYSAHCKETGSKVAIKILENVADNIEEIEEEYLVLRDLSLHPNIPVFHGIFLKRAKPAQEEDQLWFVMELCTGGSVTDLVQGLKKKGKRLTDDQISYILRETVEALIYLHTNHCMHRDVKGHNILLTEDAHVKLVDFGVSSHLTETLARKNTSVGTPYWMAPEVIACEQQLDSSYDSRCDVWSVGITAIELAEGDPPLSELHPMRALFQIPRNPPPSLKNPDAHMPELVDFIAECLVKDLEHRPFASELREHPILLNVTEREDKIREELKEEIRRQRMEGRVHRQPEVTTKHGKLKTDRKTRPEKMYMDDLAALDMLSEDGIVDQLEHRYEQGQIYTYIGDILVAVNPFTNLGLYTGIEQKRYKGQARSDNPPHIFAVADAAYQALLHQRQNQAIVISGESGAGKTESANLLLKQLVYLSKAPNRNLEERILQINPIMEAFGNATTGINANSSRFGKYLDLTMTKGGKVTGARISVYLLEQSRVVAQAEGERNFHIFYYMYDGLEADNRLSEYYLDENMRKHHRYLMDNSQTSQTHIDKFQQLKNGFKLLGFQDSEVDTVYRILAAVLHLGDIEFGEVASEDNTDNKSRVIDTAPLQRVSQLLGVEETDLLDALTSNSVMTRGETITRNNTVAEACAARDAMAKGLYGRLFDWMVNQINCLLSFNHAPNYEPLAIGLLDIFGFENFPRNSFEQLCINIANEQIQYYFNQHIFTWEQQEYMAEGIPVDLVEFSDNRPVLDMLLSKPMGLLALLDEESRFPRATNKSLIEKFHNNIKSKFYVRPKSDAVCFAVHHFAGRVVYQAEGFLEKNRNFLPPEVIQLVRQSQYDMVRFLFQCPITKTGNLYSAVHETDSRKLSPSNQNTKERYSSRGLASQSRAQQTVATYFRYSLMDLLQKMVSGSPQFVRCIKPNDSRSPRFFDKDKVVKQLRYTGVLETIRIRQNGFSHRIPFSDFLKRYCFLAFGYDERVIANRDNCRLFLVRLKMDGWALGRTKVFLKYYHVEFLSKMYEEQLKKIIMVQACVRRWLARIRFKKQKWQFAVSVVTLQRHIRGWLSRKHYMEQMKKKRQEEEANILRAALEEQQKKLAETAEQEEQQEEESEEKEDLKEDDAAVIIQSHFRGYTIRRRFGVELEERFKRILNHCHDKVDAQKALLREGLKNEDAAFIVQQWYKKEERVKKRRPSTKDNVHPKLRQADLINFSQNVHMKNQDIHKNLRRNKPGIRVHDIEEPPPDYVRPEGFNMVHAILQYRSGNQEEGEDTIKYYHNLKNEMSRSRMGQILEVNSERRERLAAQGDFSITPEQQLSEIWHKALRNPADPTDQQEENQPRPSTRINYVPNNIVQSLEGKPRKQPGVDSSNINDSHGLRSKYIDRRNEMNERQQPVNGHPCIANGSSAKGHQNGANGHSSYANGHPNFGNGHPHRHQSSANGHEASLNGHTNSVNEHPPSNGHVFKANGHPSYLNGYRNIINGCQNGLFINKMVANQFDGPKQESKRQSNALSNGIKHRLKDCAKAVGIASQIADPERKRPVETDARNGMNRKLLDHDVVSGRVGAKKELGKDPYGIPVDLRQLLRPTVVQKRQETIKVDYDSEDLNGPYNFRQLLRPAEYLPTESLRKRKGGQACNGVPVSKDKVPEKHVKRRAPLAPSQNKPVNVKK
- the LOC117219117 gene encoding myosin-IIIb isoform X1, with amino-acid sequence MGDIIEMTGGGTNMAYHGLSQHVNFELIPDPDDRFTLEELIGEGTYGEVYSAHCKETGSKVAIKILENVADNIEEIEEEYLVLRDLSLHPNIPVFHGIFLKRAKPAQEEDQLWFVMELCTGGSVTDLVQGLKKKGKRLTDDQISYILRETVEALIYLHTNHCMHRDVKGHNILLTEDAHVKLVDFGVSSHLTETLARKNTSVGTPYWMAPEVIACEQQLDSSYDSRCDVWSVGITAIELAEGDPPLSELHPMRALFQIPRNPPPSLKNPDAHMPELVDFIAECLVKDLEHRPFASELREHPILLNVTEREDKIREELKEEIRRQRMEGRVHRQPEVTTKHGKLKTDRKTRPEKMYMDDLAALDMLSEDGIVDQLEHRYEQGQIYTYIGDILVAVNPFTNLGLYTGIEQKRYKGQARSDNPPHIFAVADAAYQALLHQRQNQAIVISGESGAGKTESANLLLKQLVYLSKAPNRNLEERILQINPIMEAFGNATTGINANSSRFGKYLDLTMTKGGKVTGARISVYLLEQSRVVAQAEGERNFHIFYYMYDGLEADNRLSEYYLDENMRKHHRYLMDNSQTSQTHIDKFQQLKNGFKLLGFQDSEVDTVYRILAAVLHLGDIEFGEVASEDNTDNKSRVIDTAPLQRVSQLLGVEETDLLDALTSNSVMTRGETITRNNTVAEACAARDAMAKGLYGRLFDWMVNQINCLLSFNHAPNYEPLAIGLLDIFGFENFPRNSFEQLCINIANEQIQYYFNQHIFTWEQQEYMAEGIPVDLVEFSDNRPVLDMLLSKPMGLLALLDEESRFPRATNKSLIEKFHNNIKSKFYVRPKSDAVCFAVHHFAGRVVYQAEGFLEKNRNFLPPEVIQLVRQSQYDMVRFLFQCPITKTGNLYSAVHETDSRKLSPSNQNTKERYSSRGLASQSRAQQTVATYFRYSLMDLLQKMVSGSPQFVRCIKPNDSRSPRFFDKDKVVKQLRYTGVLETIRIRQNGFSHRIPFSDFLKRYCFLAFGYDERVIANRDNCRLFLVRLKMDGWALGRTKVFLKYYHVEFLSKMYEEQLKKIIMVQACVRRWLARIRFKKQKWQFAVSVVTLQRHIRGWLSRKHYMEQMKKKRQEEEANILRAALEEQQKKLAETAEQEEQQEEESEEKEDLKEDDAAVIIQSHFRGYTIRRRFGVELEERFKRILNHCHDKVDAQKALLREGLKNEDAAFIVQQWYKKEERVKKRRPSTKDNVHPKLRQADLINFSQNVHMKNQDIHKNLRRNKPGIRVHDIEEPPPDYVRPEGFNMVHAILQYRSGNQEEGEDTIKYYHNLKNEMSSGSEFEEDEAGWDLPLIQLENDLHPSSRSRMGQILEVNSERRERLAAQGDFSITPEQQLSEIWHKALRNPADPTDQQEENQPRPSTRINYVPNNIVQSLEGKPRKQPGVDSSNINDSHGLRSKYIDRRNEMNERQQPVNGHPCIANGSSAKGHQNGANGHSSYANGHPNFGNGHPHRHQSSANGHEASLNGHTNSVNEHPPSNGHVFKANGHPSYLNGYRNIINGCQNGLFINKMVANQFDGPKQESKRQSNALSNGIKHRLKDCAKAVGIASQIADPERKRPVETDARNGMNRKLLDHDVVSGRVGAKKELGKDPYGIPVDLRQLLRPTVVQKRQETIKVDYDSEDLNGPYNFRQLLRPAEYLPTESLRKRKGGQACNGVPVSKDKVPEKHVKRRAPLAPSQNKPVNVKK